In one Nicotiana tomentosiformis chromosome 6, ASM39032v3, whole genome shotgun sequence genomic region, the following are encoded:
- the LOC104091263 gene encoding proline-rich receptor-like protein kinase PERK1 encodes MSSPTPVTAPAPTSPPSNSTSPPPATPAQAPPPASPTPPATAPPPATPAQAPPPATPTPPATAPPPATPAQAPPPSTPTPPAATPPAASASPPPPTTPAPPTTPSTPPSGSPPSPPSTTPSPPSGSSPSPPARGNSPPVPSGRTPVPSRGGSPSPPVLSPPPSDGGSNGISTGTVVGIAIGGVVILAVLSLLFIFCKKKKRRNDDNYYVPPPPPQGVKAEPHGGHMQHWQQNAPPAADHFVTMPPKPSPPPPGALRPSHAPVRAPSPQPYMSSTGTSSNYSGSEVALPPPSPGMALGFSQSTFTYEELVRATDGFSDANLLGQGGFGYVHKGVLPNGREVAVKQLKAGSGQGEREFQAEVEIISRVHHKHLVSLVGYCITGAQRMLVYEFVPNNTMEFHLHGKGRPPLDWPTRLKIALGSAKGLAYLHEDCQPKIIHRDIKAANILIDFNFEAKVADFGLAKLTSDVNTHVSTRVMGTFGYLAPEYASSGKLTDRSDVFSFGVMLLELITGRRPVDSNPSFTEDSLVDWARPLLTRALEDEKFDALVDRRIENDYNHNEMARMVACAAACVRHSAKRRPRMTQVLRALEGAVSLSDLNEGIKPGHSTVYSSYTSSDYDALQYNEDMKKFRKMALATSQEYESSGQYSNPTSEYGLYPSGSSSEGQRTREMEMDKMKKDSKGFSGSS; translated from the exons ATGTCTTCTCCGACGCCGGTAACCGCCCCTGCTCCTACTTCACCACCTAGTAATTCTACTTCCCCGCCGCCGGCGACGCCTGCACAGGCTCCTCCTCCGGCCTCCCCTACACCACCAGCAACAGCTCCGCCGCCGGCAACTCCTGCACAAGCGCCTCCTCCGGCCACACCAACGCCACCAGCAACAGCTCCGCCGCCGGCGACTCCTGCACAAGCTCCTCCTCCATCCACCCCGACCCCACCAGCAGCAACTCCGCCGGCTGCTTCAGCCTCTCCGCCACCACCAACCACCCCTGCTCCGCCAACAACTCCGTCAACTCCTCCATCTGGGTCTCCTCCTTCGCCTCCATCCACCACTCCTTCTCCACCTTCTGGTTCATCACCCTCACCTCCGGCGAGAGGGAATTCACCGCCAGTACCTTCAGGGAGGACTCCGGTGCCATCTAGGGGAGGAAGTCCATCACCGCCGGTTTTATCACCACCGCCGTCAGATGGAGGGTCAAATGGAATATCAACGGGGACAGTTGTGGGAATTGCTATTGGAGGTGTTGTAATTTTAGCAGTGTTGAGTTTGTTGTTCATATTCtgcaagaagaagaaaagaagaaatgatgATAATTACTATGTTCCACCTCCACCACCACAAGGGGTCAAAG CTGAGCCGCATGGTGGGCATATGCAACATTGGCAGCAAAATGCTCCACCAGCAGCGGATCATTTCGTTACAATGCCCCCAAAACCATCTCCTCCACCACCAGGGGCATTACGACCTTCACACGCTCCAGTACGTGCACCTTCACCTCAACCTTACATGAGCAGCACTGGGACTTCCTCCAATTATTCTGGGTCTGAAGTTGCGCTTCCACCACCTTCTCCTGGCATGGCCTTGGGTTTCTCTCAGAGCACATTCACATATGAGGAATTGGTTAGGGCAACTGATGGCTTCTCAGATGCTAACCTTCTTGGACAAGGTGGTTTTGGGTATGTACACAAAGGGGTCCTTCCTAATGGGAGAGAGGTTGCAGTTAAACAACTTAAGGCTGGAAGTGGACAAGGGGAACGTGAATTTCAGGCGGAAGTCGAGATTATTAGCCGAGTACATCACAAACATCTCGTTTCTCTTGTTGGATACTGCATCACTGGGGCTCAGAGAATGCTCGTTTATGAGTTTGTTCCGAACAACACTATGGAATTTCATTTACATG GAAAGGGAAGGCCTCCATTGGATTGGCCTACCCGACTGAAGATTGCTCTAGGGTCTGCCAAAGGACTAGCATATCTGCATGAAGACT GCCAACCTAAAATCATTCATCGTGATATCAAGGCAGCTAACATACTTATCGACTTTAATTTTGAGGCTAAG GTTGCTGATTTTGGACTTGCTAAGCTTACTTCTGATGTTAACACTCATGTCTCCACCAGAGTGATGGGAACTTTTGG ATATTTGGCTCCAGAATATGCGTCGTCTGGAAAGCTTACGGATAGGTCAGATGTATTCTCCTTTGGTGTGATGCTTCTAGAGTTGATAACTGGACGCCGGCCTGTTGACTCCAATCCGTCATTCACAGAAGATAGTTTGGTGGACTGG GCACGGCCATTGCTCACACGAGCTTTAGAGGATGAAAAGTTTGATGCCCTTGTTGATCGTCGGATAGAAAATGATTATAACCATAATGAGATGGCTCGCATGGTTGCTTGCGCCGCTGCTTGTGTGCGTCATTCTGCAAAGCGTCGACCAAGAATGACTCAG GTTCTCAGAGCTTTGGAAGGAGCTGTCTCGTTATCGGACCTTAATGAAGGGATTAAACCTGGACACAGCACAGTATACAGTTCATATACAAGTTCAGATTATGATGCACTCCAATACAATGAAGACATGAAGAAATTCAGGAAGATGGCACTAGCGACGAGCCAAGAATATGAAAGCAGTGGTCAGTACAGTAATCCGACCAGTGAATATGGGCTGTACCCGTCTGGATCAAGTAGCGAAGGCCAACGGACAAGGGAAATGGAAATGGATAAGATGAAGAAAGACAGCAAAGGATTCAGTGGAAGTTCTTAG